The stretch of DNA ggcctgcagcagcagcagcagcagcagcagccgcagcgcAGCCTGGCCCACATCCACTCCAAAAGTTGGATTTCTTCGAACTCGGTCCGCGCGTTCTCGAGGAGGGACGCGCACGGAGCTGCGGACGCGGGCATCTCGCTGGAGCGACTCGTGCCAACGCGCACACTGCCCGAGTGCCTGTCGTCTGCAGGCGCCACAGAGGCCGACTGCGAGCAGGCAGCCGCGGGGGGCCAGGTGGGCCACTTCGGCCCCCACAAGCACCGGCGCGTCGCCGCCAACGcccgggagaggaggaggatgcacgGCCTGAACAAGGCGTTCGACGAGCTGCGGAGCGTCATCCCTTCAATGGAGAACGAGAAGAAGTTGTCCAAGTACGACACCCTCCAAATGGCGCAGATTTACATCACCGAGCTGTCGGAGCTCCTGGACGACGTGGTTGAGTCGGAGTGCTCGGCGGACAAGACCTCCAGGAGGAGTCTGGTCCACTCCGGAGAGCCGCGGGACCCCAACGCCTCCCTGGGCCACCTCATCATATACGGACCCACGTCTGACCTGGGGTCAAACACTTCCACGGCCTCTTACTCACTCAACAGCAGTGATGGGGAATCGTCACATCTCAGTGACGTGGAGGAGAGTCAGAACGGGAGACAGTGACACAGAAGAGAACCAAATGTCTCAGCTCATATGATAGTCCTGCATATATTCTCCTGTCTTGATTGATTAGATGTTGCactgccaaatgaaaaaaaaaaa from Scophthalmus maximus strain ysfricsl-2021 chromosome 9, ASM2237912v1, whole genome shotgun sequence encodes:
- the atoh1b gene encoding protein atonal homolog 1b → MTARAEIASWPEYPEDFGLQQQQQQQQPQRSLAHIHSKSWISSNSVRAFSRRDAHGAADAGISLERLVPTRTLPECLSSAGATEADCEQAAAGGQVGHFGPHKHRRVAANARERRRMHGLNKAFDELRSVIPSMENEKKLSKYDTLQMAQIYITELSELLDDVVESECSADKTSRRSLVHSGEPRDPNASLGHLIIYGPTSDLGSNTSTASYSLNSSDGESSHLSDVEESQNGRQ